The following coding sequences are from one Salinicoccus sp. Bachu38 window:
- a CDS encoding glycosyl-4,4'-diaponeurosporenoate acyltransferase — MQVISLSLFWTIVIDIGAWLFFHLAIAAICLKLPPATFQNNAFWSRIYSWEKSGVLWQQLFRVKEWKGRLIDGASLFKRGYQKKSLHGTSREDLRTFAMETERAELTHWLSILPAPLFFLWNPPLVGWLMIVYAVVFNLPFIITQRYNRGRIKRMLS; from the coding sequence ATGCAAGTGATCTCATTATCCCTATTCTGGACCATCGTCATAGACATAGGTGCCTGGCTCTTTTTTCATTTGGCCATTGCAGCCATCTGTTTGAAACTCCCACCTGCAACCTTCCAGAATAATGCTTTCTGGTCCCGAATCTACTCATGGGAAAAATCAGGGGTTCTCTGGCAGCAGTTGTTTCGGGTAAAGGAATGGAAAGGGAGATTGATTGACGGCGCCTCCCTATTCAAAAGAGGGTATCAGAAAAAATCACTGCATGGCACGAGTAGAGAAGATCTGCGGACATTTGCCATGGAGACGGAACGGGCTGAACTGACACACTGGCTGTCGATACTGCCCGCCCCGCTGTTCTTCCTATGGAACCCACCGTTGGTGGGCTGGCTAATGATTGTATATGCGGTCGTCTTCAACTTGCCCTTCATCATCACCCAAAGATACAACCGCGGACGCATCAAAAGAATGCTGTCGTGA
- a CDS encoding alpha/beta hydrolase — protein sequence MLKTIIAKLLRLFPNNSAKTPMVDQLPVKSKKDLLVETSIGPTAISLYYPLEAEQKKHPLYINIHGGAFIMNDKEMDDPYCRYLANQTGCVVLNIDYVKAPEYPFPKAIEQSYDVFQWMKGKADELDIDTEKLMVGGQSSGGNIAAAFCLHLENIMEKQPLLQVLSCPMLDFVTPYAEKPEPNKWRAQFPQAAHFLNICYVPEKEMARNPLASPVYADINDQLAPALILIAEHDAFRPEAEVYAEKLKTAGVSIQDVLFTGCGHAFTHLGPKEKAQEAWQLIAQKIKEAVDRQEVWK from the coding sequence ATGCTCAAAACCATCATTGCAAAATTACTGCGACTCTTTCCAAATAATTCAGCAAAAACACCAATGGTCGATCAGCTGCCTGTAAAAAGCAAAAAGGACCTCCTTGTTGAAACATCCATTGGCCCTACCGCAATATCCCTCTATTATCCATTGGAAGCAGAACAAAAAAAGCACCCCCTCTACATCAATATCCATGGAGGTGCCTTCATAATGAATGATAAGGAGATGGATGATCCATATTGCCGATACCTGGCCAATCAGACGGGATGTGTCGTCCTCAACATCGATTATGTGAAAGCACCGGAATATCCTTTCCCGAAAGCAATCGAACAAAGCTATGACGTGTTCCAATGGATGAAGGGAAAAGCCGATGAGCTGGACATCGATACTGAGAAATTGATGGTGGGCGGCCAAAGCTCAGGCGGCAACATTGCAGCTGCATTCTGCCTCCACCTTGAAAATATAATGGAAAAACAGCCACTCCTGCAGGTTTTGTCCTGCCCAATGCTGGATTTCGTCACACCATATGCAGAGAAACCCGAACCAAATAAGTGGCGCGCGCAATTCCCACAGGCCGCACACTTTTTAAACATATGCTATGTGCCTGAAAAGGAAATGGCCAGGAATCCCCTCGCCTCCCCTGTTTATGCCGATATAAATGATCAATTGGCCCCTGCCCTTATCCTCATTGCTGAGCATGATGCTTTCAGACCAGAAGCTGAAGTTTACGCCGAGAAATTAAAAACAGCAGGCGTAAGCATTCAAGATGTCCTTTTCACAGGCTGTGGCCATGCTTTTACGCATCTGGGCCCAAAAGAAAAAGCACAGGAAGCTTGGCAGTTGATAGCACAGAAAATCAAAGAAGCCGTCGATCGGCAAGAAGTTTGGAAATAG
- a CDS encoding glycosyltransferase, with protein MMVNLIVGLLTIVAGMLMFWSLPRPLSREKDAGYPFVSIIIPARNEAERISALLESLQEQSFRSFEVLVVDDDSTDDTVSVASAFDATVLHNESKEAGAGKSSACWHGVQQSKGEWLLFLDADTRFSTPDSLQDLLTLYRRKGARGILSLQPFHHIEAMYENLSAIFNVIVVVGMNVFTVWGKRFEPAGSFGPCILSNRDDYLSTGGHKGIQEAIMDDLALGQAYLNQDLPVHCLGGKGGISFRMYPEGFKSLVEGWCKSFALGSKATHPAVMLMTIIWISGSFISTGALVSSLIAMDPVLIALTGVLYLLYALQTMIFARRCGNFKRSIFIFHPILFSFFAGVFVYSIFRVHILRSVNWKGRKINVK; from the coding sequence ATGATGGTCAATCTTATAGTGGGCCTTCTGACAATTGTCGCCGGAATGCTCATGTTCTGGTCCCTGCCCCGCCCTCTCAGCCGGGAGAAAGATGCCGGATATCCCTTTGTATCCATCATCATTCCGGCCAGAAATGAAGCAGAAAGGATCTCCGCCCTGCTCGAGTCCCTGCAGGAACAGAGCTTCAGATCATTTGAAGTTCTGGTCGTCGACGATGACTCCACGGATGATACCGTTTCTGTCGCATCGGCTTTTGATGCAACAGTACTGCATAATGAATCCAAGGAGGCCGGCGCAGGCAAATCGTCAGCCTGCTGGCATGGTGTACAGCAGTCGAAAGGAGAATGGCTGCTTTTTCTGGATGCCGATACACGCTTCAGCACCCCTGACAGCCTTCAGGATCTGTTGACGCTGTATCGACGGAAAGGGGCACGGGGCATATTATCCCTGCAGCCGTTTCACCACATCGAAGCCATGTACGAAAATCTTTCAGCCATCTTCAACGTGATTGTTGTTGTGGGGATGAATGTATTCACCGTCTGGGGAAAGCGGTTTGAACCTGCAGGCTCGTTTGGCCCCTGCATCCTGTCCAACAGGGACGATTACCTTTCAACAGGCGGACATAAGGGCATCCAGGAAGCCATCATGGATGATTTGGCACTGGGACAGGCTTATCTCAATCAGGATCTGCCTGTCCATTGTCTGGGCGGCAAAGGGGGCATATCTTTCCGCATGTATCCGGAAGGGTTCAAAAGTCTTGTGGAGGGCTGGTGCAAAAGTTTTGCGCTCGGTTCAAAAGCGACACATCCTGCAGTCATGCTGATGACCATCATTTGGATTTCCGGCAGTTTCATAAGCACCGGGGCATTGGTTTCTTCACTTATCGCAATGGACCCCGTGCTGATTGCGCTCACCGGAGTGCTGTATCTCCTCTATGCGCTTCAAACAATGATATTCGCCCGAAGATGCGGGAATTTCAAAAGAAGTATTTTCATCTTCCACCCCATCCTGTTCTCATTTTTTGCAGGGGTATTCGTATATTCCATCTTCCGTGTCCATATACTGCGTTCCGTGAACTGGAAAGGAAGGAAGATAAACGTTAAATAG
- a CDS encoding phytoene desaturase family protein, protein MTKKVIVIGAGVAGLASAIRLQHAGYQVEIHEKDSTPGGKMNRLEKEGYQFDLGPSIVMMPELYREIFELCGRDPDDYIPMEKLDPMYRVYFSDTPDAPIDISSDLPELTRMIESISPGDTEGFLHYLHDIYKGFIFAQDNILGRPFHKRSDFYNISMFRKAPKVKLVGTADNFIGRYIKSERLKQIMGFQTLYIGISPFNGPSFYSMIPMIQFLYGIWFIKGGMYTMASSMERLFRELGGEVVYGSQVQEISIDDRKATGIKMDDRKIDADFVVCNADFPYAMKNLVKSPATKGKFTDRKIEGMKYSCSGFLLYLGMDRKYEDVEHVHNFIFNESLEKNMQDIFDGKRLEHASFYVYIASKLDPTLAPEGKDGLYILMPVSDLGTADYEWNDETVQYYRTYILETLKKIRGFENVEQEIVTETCFTPVDFESRFNAYNGAAFGLQPTLSQSIHRRPQSKSPSCSNLYFTGSSTHPGAGVPIVLLSAGIAARELIQDDKGSHPDTE, encoded by the coding sequence ATGACAAAGAAAGTGATCGTCATTGGTGCAGGTGTGGCAGGGCTGGCAAGTGCCATCAGACTGCAGCATGCCGGCTATCAGGTGGAGATCCATGAAAAGGATTCTACTCCGGGCGGAAAAATGAACCGGCTTGAAAAAGAGGGGTATCAATTCGACCTGGGACCGAGCATCGTCATGATGCCGGAACTGTACCGTGAAATATTCGAGCTTTGTGGACGCGATCCAGACGATTACATTCCAATGGAGAAATTGGACCCCATGTACCGGGTGTACTTCAGTGATACTCCGGATGCACCCATCGACATTTCCTCTGACCTGCCCGAGTTGACCAGAATGATCGAGTCCATCAGCCCTGGAGATACAGAGGGTTTTCTCCACTACCTGCATGATATCTATAAAGGGTTCATCTTCGCCCAGGACAATATTCTTGGACGACCCTTCCATAAAAGAAGTGACTTCTATAATATTTCGATGTTCAGGAAAGCACCGAAAGTGAAATTGGTGGGTACGGCGGATAATTTCATCGGAAGGTATATAAAGAGCGAACGCCTGAAGCAGATCATGGGCTTCCAGACATTGTACATAGGCATCTCCCCCTTCAACGGACCTTCCTTCTATTCGATGATTCCGATGATCCAGTTTCTATATGGGATATGGTTCATCAAAGGCGGGATGTATACCATGGCATCGTCCATGGAAAGACTTTTCAGGGAACTTGGCGGAGAAGTTGTCTATGGAAGCCAGGTGCAGGAAATCTCCATCGATGACCGGAAAGCGACCGGCATCAAGATGGACGACAGGAAAATTGATGCCGATTTTGTAGTCTGCAACGCCGATTTTCCATATGCGATGAAAAACCTGGTGAAAAGTCCTGCAACCAAAGGGAAATTCACCGACAGGAAGATTGAGGGGATGAAGTATTCCTGTTCCGGCTTCCTTCTATACTTGGGGATGGACCGGAAATATGAAGATGTCGAGCATGTCCATAATTTCATTTTCAATGAATCACTCGAGAAGAACATGCAGGATATCTTTGATGGTAAAAGATTGGAGCACGCCTCCTTCTATGTCTATATCGCATCGAAACTCGATCCAACGCTCGCGCCGGAAGGAAAGGATGGACTGTATATCCTGATGCCCGTATCCGACCTCGGTACGGCTGATTACGAATGGAATGATGAGACGGTCCAATACTACCGTACATACATTTTGGAAACCCTGAAGAAAATACGCGGATTTGAAAACGTTGAACAGGAGATCGTTACAGAAACCTGCTTCACGCCAGTTGATTTCGAGTCCAGATTCAATGCATATAATGGTGCTGCATTCGGTCTCCAGCCCACCCTTTCCCAAAGCATCCACAGGCGTCCGCAGAGCAAATCACCAAGCTGTTCCAACTTGTATTTCACAGGCAGCAGCACACATCCGGGTGCAGGTGTCCCGATTGTACTTCTGTCAGCCGGAATCGCTGCCCGGGAACTCATCCAAGATGATAAAGGCAGCCATCCAGACACTGAATGA